The proteins below come from a single Malus domestica chromosome 03, GDT2T_hap1 genomic window:
- the LOC139194362 gene encoding dehydrogenase/reductase SDR family member FEY-like isoform X1, producing MGLGGTRSDYTPPYEFLTKNPNFGQTRKHGEKTARIPNVLLVLISARIPNIPRPARRSSSILPCFLVVVLLTLIDESFSLVPNPMPLPPINDLTCIVTGSTSGIGREIARQLAESGAHVVMAVRNTKAANELIQKWQNEWSGMGLPLNIEVMELDLLSLDSVVRFAEAWNARLGPLHVLINNAGIFSIGEPQKFSKDGYEEHLQVNHLAPALLSVLLLPSLIRGSPSRIVNLNSVMHYVGFVDTEDMNVVSRKRKYTSLVGYSSSKLAQIMFSSVLHKRLPAESGISVVCVSPGIVQTNVVSILTRSPPFLVISKKDVPSRQGIYPGLFRLRII from the exons ATGGGCTTAGGTGGGACTCGCTCGGATTACACGCCTCCTTACGAGTTCTTAACGAAGAACCCCAATTTTGGGCAGACTCGTAAGCACGGAGAGAAAACCGCGAGGATCCCCAACGTCCTGCTCGTCCTCATCTCTGCGAGGATCCCCAACATCCCTCGTCCTGCTCGTCGCTCGTCGTCGATCTTGCCCTGCTTCCTCGTCGTcgtcctcctcaccctcatcgACGAAAGCTTCTCGTTGGTGCCCAACCCCATGCCTTTGCCTCCCATCAACGATCTCACTTGCATTGTCACTGGATCCACCAGCGGCATCGGCCGCGAAATCGCCAg GCAGCTGGCGGAATCAGGCGCGCATGTTGTAATGGCGGTGAGGAATACGAAAGCAGCTAATGAGCTGATCCAGAAGTGGCAAAATGAATGGTCTGGAATGGGGCTTCCTCTCAATATTGAG GTAATGGAACTTGATCTGCTTTCATTGGATTCTGTTGTGAGATTTGCCGAAGCATGGAATGCTCGTTTAGGACCTCTCCATGTTCTTATCAACAATGCTGGGATATTTTCAATTGGAG AGCCGCAAAAGTTTTCTAAAGATGGTTACGAAGAACACTTGCAAGTGAATCATCTGGCTCCAGCGTTGCTATCCGTCTTGCTATTGCCTTCCCTTATTAGAGGATCTCCGAGTCGAATTGTTAATTTGAATTCCGTT ATGCATTATGTTGGCTTTGTTGACACAGAAGACATGAACGTTGTTTccaggaaaagaaaatatacaagCTTAGTGGGTTACTCAAGCAGCAAGTTGGCACAG ATTATGTTTAGTAGTGTCCTACATAAGCGGCTGCCTGCTGAATCTGGCATTAGTGTAGTGTGCGTTTCACCTGGAATTGTCCAGACTAATGTTGTAAGTATCTTGACGCGTTCCCCTCCCTTCCTTGTTATCTCGAAGAAGGATGTGCCTTCAAG GCAAGGGATCTACCCAGGATTGTTCAGGCTGCGTATCATCTAG
- the LOC103416274 gene encoding G-type lectin S-receptor-like serine/threonine-protein kinase LECRK3: MATAFSVRMLFFSSLFLLPISVFSQNNGRVAVGSSLTATTSNSSSWLSPSGDFAFGFLPLGGNDLFLLSIWYAKIPDKTVVWHAYEDNNPIVAPKGSTLNLDASSGLVLNNPQGGEIWKSATFGVVANGVMNDTGNFVLQDKNSGSLWETFNNPTDTILPGQTIERNGKLSSKQSESNYAKGRFQLRLQDDGNLVLNTINLPTDFANEPYFATDTTAGTVEGSEGKQLVFNNSGDLFVLRENGGRFILTTAKGVSARENYLRATLDFDGIFALYAHPKTFTGNASWSSPLWYQPVDICQTLLEGAGVGVCGYNSICKLKPDNRPTCECPKGFTFLDPKDLYRGCKPDFIQGCKEDELASPRQDLYDVEVLINTDWPTSDYVQLKPFTADKCNESCFHDCLCAVAVFRSETCWKKKLPLSNGRVDVTLNSQTFIKVRKDNMLENQF, encoded by the coding sequence ATGGCAACGGCTTTTTCTGTGCGGATGCTTTTTTTCTCCTCATTGTTTTTGCTACCAATTTCTGTGTTTTCCCAAAATAATGGAAGAGTAGCAGTTGGAAGTTCTCTAACTGCAACTACAAGTAACTCCTCATCATGGCTTTCTCCATCCGGTGATTTCGCATTTGGATTTTTGCCCCTTGGAGGCAATGATCTTTTCTTGCTTTCAATATGGTACGCGAAAATCCCAGACAAAACCGTTGTTTGGCATGCATATGAGGATAACAACCCCATAGTTGCACCTAAGGGATCAACTTTGAACTTGGATGCCAGCAGTGGGCTAGTTCTTAACAATCCTCAAGGTGGGGAGATATGGAAATCCGCAACTTTCGGGGTTGTTGCAAACGGGGTCATGAATGACACCGGAAACTTTGTTCTTCAAGACAAAAACTCGGGGAGCTTATGGGAGACGTTCAACAATCCTACAGACACCATTTTGCCGGGGCAGACAATTGAGAGAAATGGGAAGCTTTCGTCTAAACAATCGGAGAGTAACTACGCGAAGGGGCGGTTCCAGCTGCGCTTGCAAGATGATGGAAACCTCGTGCTCAACACCATAAACTTGCCAACAGATTTTGCCAACGAGCCTTACTTTGCCACGGACACAACAGCGGGGACTGTGGAAGGTAGTGAAGGTAAACAATTGGTGTTCAACAACTCAGGGGACTTGTTTGTTCTGAGAGAAAATGGTGGAAGATTCATTCTCACAACGGCAAAGGGAGTCTCAGCGAGGGAGAACTACCTAAGGGCAACTCTTGATTTTGATGGGATTTTCGCGCTATATGCTCACCCAAAAACTTTCACTGGAAATGCAAGCTGGAGTAGTCCTCTGTGGTATCAGCCGGTTGATATTTGCCAAACACTTTTGGAAGGCGCGGGCGTTGGTGTTTGCGGATACAACAGTATCTGCAAGCTCAAACCAGATAATAGGCCGACCTGCGAATGCCCGAAAGGGTTTACTTTTCTTGATCCCAAGGACTTATACCGAGGCTGCAAACCCGATTTTATACAAGGCTGTAAAGAAGATGAGCTAGCAAGTCCCAGGCAAGATTTGTATGATGTCGAGGTGCTGATAAATACTGATTGGCCAACCTCAGACTATGTGCAGCTAAAGCCTTTTACCGCGGACAAGTGCAACGAGTCTTGCTTTCATGATTGTTTGTGCGCTGTTGCTGTGTTCCGGTCTGAAACCTGCTGGAAAAAGAAGTTACCTCTTTCGAACGGGAGAGTGGATGTCACTCTTAATTCGCAGACCTTCATCAAAGTCCGAAAGGATAATATGTTGGAAAATCAATTTTAG
- the LOC139194319 gene encoding G-type lectin S-receptor-like serine/threonine-protein kinase LECRK3, with the protein MAMAFSVRMLLFSSLFLLPISVFSQNNGRVAVGNSLTATTSNSSSWLSPSGDFAFGFLPLGGNDLFLLSIWYAKIQNQTVVWHAYEDNNPIVAPKGSTLNLNASIGLVLNDPHGGEIWKSETTFGVVANGVMNDTGNFVLQDKNSGSLWETFNNPTDTILPGQTIERNGKLSSRQLESNYAKGRFQLRLQDDGTLVLNTINLPTDFANEPYFATDTTAGTVEGSEGKQLVFNNSGDMFVLRENGGPFILTTAGVFWVRDSYIRATLDFDGIFMLYSYPKNFTGIASWSPLWYRPNDICQALMEDTGVGVCGYNSVCKINQDHRPTCECPRGFSFLDPKDLYRGCKPDFIQGCEGDEVQSPRKDLYDVELQTDTDWPTSDYVRLKPFTAEKCKESCFQDCLCAVAVSRLPAGLLSQKSKSYYGG; encoded by the exons ATGGCAATGGCTTTTTCTGTGCGGATGCTTTTGTTCTCCTCATTGTTTTTGCTTCCAATTTCTGTGTTTTCCCAAAATAATGGAAGAGTAGCAGTTGGAAATTCTTTAACTGCAACTACAAGTAACTCCTCATCATGGCTTTCTCCATCCGGTGATTTCGCGTTTGGATTTTTGCCCCTTGGAGGCAATGATCTTTTCTTGCTTTCAATATGGTACGccaaaatccaaaaccaaaccgtAGTTTGGCATGCATATGAGGATAACAACCCCATAGTTGCACCTAAGGGATCCACTTTGAACTTGAATGCCAGCATTGGACTAGTTCTTAACGATCCTCACGGTGGGGAGATATGGAAATCCGAAACAACTTTCGGGGTTGTTGCAAACGGGGTCATGAATGACACCGGAAACTTTGTTCTTCAAGACAAAAACTCGGGGAGCTTATGGGAGACCTTCAACAATCCTACAGACACCATTTTGCCTGGTCAGACAATTGAGAGAAATGGGAAGCTTTCGTCTAGACAATTGGAGAGTAACTACGCGAAGGGGCGGTTCCAGCTGCGCTTGCAAGATGATGGAACTCTCGTGCTCAACACCATAAACTTGCCAACAGATTTTGCCAACGAGCCTTACTTTGCCACGGACACAACAGCGGGGACTGTGGAAGGTAGTGAAGGTAAACAATTGGTGTTCAACAACTCAGGGGACATGTTTGTTCTGAGAGAAAATGGTGGACCATTCATTCTCACAACGGCAGGAGTCTTCTGGGTGAGGGACAGCTACATAAGGGCAACCCTTGATTTTGATGGGATTTTCATGCTATACTCTTACCCGAAAAATTTCACTGGAATCGCAAGCTGGAGTCCCCTGTGGTATCGGCCGAATGATATTTGCCAAGCACTTATGGAAGACACGGGCGTTGGTGTTTGCGGATACAACAGTGTTTGTAAGATAAATCAAGATCATAGGCCAACCTGCGAATGCCCGAGAGGGTTCTCTTTTCTTGATCCCAAGGACTTATACCGAGGCTGTAAACCCGATTTTATACAAGGCTGTGAAGGAGATGAGGTACAAAGTCCCAGAAAAGATTTGTATGATGTCGAATTGCAGACAGATACTGATTGGCCAACCTCAGATTATGTGCGGCTAAAACCTTTTACAGCGGAGAAGTGCAAAGAGTCTTGCTTTCAAGATTGTTTGTGCGCTGTTGCTGTttccagactcccagcaggattgctttctcaaaaatcgaaaag CTACTATGGAGGTTAA
- the LOC139194320 gene encoding G-type lectin S-receptor-like serine/threonine-protein kinase LECRK3, giving the protein MAMTFPVRMLLFTSLFLLPISVFSQNNGRVAVGNSLTATTSNSSSWLSPSGDFAFGFLPLGGNDLFLLSIWYAKIQNQTVVWHAYEDNNPIVAPKGSTLNLNASIGLVLNDPHGGEIWKSETTFGVVANGVMNDTGNFVLQDKNSGSLWETFNNPTDTILPGQTIERNGKLSSRQSESNYAKGRFQLRFQDDGNLVLNTINLPTDFANEPYFATDTTAGTVEGSEGKQLVFNNSGELFVLRENGGPFFLTLAGVSWVRDSYIRATLDFDGIFMLYSYPKNFTGIASWSPLWYQPNDICQALMEDTGVGVCGYNSVCKTNQDHRPTCECPRGFSFLDPKDLYRGCKPDFIQGCEADEVQSPRKDLYDVELQTNTDWPTSDYMQLRPFTAEKCKESCFQDCLCAVAVFRSETCWKKKLPLSNGRVDENLYSQTFIKVRKDNVTLQFPPMPIPPPMPIPDDKEKSKTTVIRVGSALLGTSIFVNVAALCLGFFFIFRKKPVRSSTDIVLDSNLRSFSYEELQEATNGFKEELGKGAFGVVFKGAMQIGSGVEVAVKKLRYVMQDVEKEFKTELNVIGKTHHKNLVRLFGYCDEGQQKLLVYEFLSNGTLASFLFSDIRPSWKQRIEIAYGIAKGLLYLHEECSTQIIHCDIKPQNILLDDYYTPRISDFGLAKLLMMNQSQTHTAIRGTKGYVAPEWFRNLPITTKVDVYSFGVVLLEIICCRRNVDVEGNLEERAILTDWVYDCYVEGVLDAVVDHEVEALGDRATLEKFVMVGIWCIQEDPSLRPTMRRVVQMFEAVVEVHVPPCPSPYTRAG; this is encoded by the coding sequence ATGGCAATGACTTTTCCTGTACGGATGCTTTTGTTCACCTCATTGTTTTTGCTACCAATTTCTGTGTTTTCCCAAAATAATGGAAGAGTAGCAGTTGGAAATTCTTTAACTGCAACTACAAGTAACTCCTCATCATGGCTTTCTCCATCCGGTGATTTCGCGTTTGGATTTTTGCCCCTTGGAGGCAATGATCTTTTCTTGCTTTCAATATGGTACGccaaaatccaaaaccaaaccgtAGTTTGGCATGCATATGAGGATAACAACCCCATAGTTGCACCTAAGGGATCCACTTTGAACTTGAATGCCAGCATTGGACTAGTTCTTAACGATCCTCACGGTGGGGAGATATGGAAATCCGAAACAACTTTCGGGGTTGTTGCAAACGGGGTCATGAATGACACCGGAAACTTTGTTCTTCAAGACAAAAACTCGGGGAGCTTATGGGAGACCTTCAACAATCCTACAGACACCATTTTGCCTGGACAGACAATTGAGAGAAATGGGAAGCTTTCGTCTAGACAATCGGAGAGTAACTACGCAAAGGGGCGGTTCCAGCTGCGCTTCCAAGATGATGGAAATCTCGTGCTCAACACCATAAACTTGCCAACAGATTTTGCCAACGAGCCTTACTTTGCCACGGACACAACAGCGGGGACTGTGGAAGGTAGTGAAGGTAAACAATTGGTGTTCAACAACTCAGGGGAATTGTTTGTTCTGAGAGAAAATGGTGGACCATTTTTTCTCACATTGGCAGGAGTCTCCTGGGTGAGGGACAGCTACATAAGGGCAACCCTTGATTTTGATGGGATTTTCATGCTATACTCTTACCCGAAAAATTTCACTGGAATCGCAAGCTGGAGTCCCCTGTGGTATCAGCCGAATGATATTTGCCAAGCACTTATGGAAGACACGGGGGTTGGTGTTTGCGGATACAACAGTGTCTGTAAGACGAATCAAGATCATAGGCCAACCTGCGAATGCCCGAGagggttttcttttcttgatccCAAGGACTTATACCGAGGCTGTAAACCCGATTTTATACAAGGCTGTGAAGCAGATGAGGTACAAAGTCCCAGAAAAGATTTGTATGATGTCGAATTGCAGACAAATACTGATTGGCCAACCTCAGATTATATGCAGCTAAGACCTTTTACCGCGGAGAAGTGCAAAGAGTCTTGCTTTCAAGATTGTTTGTGCGCTGTTGCTGTTTTCAGGTCTGAAACCTGCTGGAAAAAGAAGTTACCTCTATCAAACGGGAGAGTGGACGAAAATCTTTATTCACAGACCTTCATCAAAGTCCGAAAGGATAATGTAACTCTGCAGTTTCCTCCAATGCcaattcctcctccaatgccAATTCCAGACGATAAAGAGAAGAGCAAGACCACTGTTATACGTGTGGGATCAGCACTATTAGGTACCtccatatttgttaatgttgctGCTCTCTGTCTCggttttttcttcatattcCGGAAGAAACCGGTAAGATCTAGTACCGATATTGTTTTGGACTCGAATTTGCGCTCTTTTAGCTATGAAGAGCTGCAAGAAGCTACAAATGGATTCAAGGAAGAATTAGGAAAGGGTGCTTTTGGAGTGGTTTTCAAAGGGGCGATGCAAATTGGTTCTGGTGTCGAAGTGGCGGTGAAGAAGCTACGCTATGTTATGCAAGATGTCGAGAAGGAGTTTAAAACAGAGCTGAATGTAATTGGTAAGACGCATCATAAGAATCTGGTTCGTCTTTTCGGATATTGTGATGAGGGGCAACAGAAATTGCTAGTTTATGAGTTCTTGAGCAATGGCACACTGGCAAGCTTTCTTTTTTCTGATATCAGACCAAGTTGGAAACAGCGAATTGAAATCGCTTATGGCATTGCGAAAGGGCTTTTGTACTTGCATGAAGAGTGCAGCACGCAGATTATCCATTGTGACATAAAGCCACAAAACATACTTCTCGATGATTATTACACTCCTCGGATTTCTGATTTTGGATTGGCAAAACTTTTGATGATGAATCAGAGCCAGACTCATACCGCTATCCGAGGAACAAAAGGTTATGTTGCACCTGAGTGGTTCAGGAACTTGCCAATCACTACCAAAGTTGATGTGTACAGCTTTGGTGTTGTGCTGCTGGAGATTATTTGTTGTAGGAGAAATGTTGACGTGGAAGGTAACTTGGAAGAGAGAGCAATTTTAACGGATTGGGTTTATGATTGCTACGTTGAAGGAGTATTAGATGCTGTTGTAGATCATGAAGTTGAGGCCTTGGGTGATCGAGCGACACTGGAAAAGTTTGTGATGGTTGGGATTTGGTGCATTCAGGAAGATCCTTCTCTTAGGCCTACTATGAGGAGGGTTGTGCAGATGTTTGAAGCAGTTGTCGAAGTGCATGTTCCACCATGTCCATCTCCATATACCAGAGCAGGCTGA
- the LOC139194362 gene encoding dehydrogenase/reductase SDR family member FEY-like isoform X2, which produces MGLGGTRSDYTPPYEFLTKNPNFGQTRKHGEKTARIPNVLLVLISARIPNIPRPARRSSSILPCFLVVVLLTLIDESFSLVPNPMPLPPINDLTCIVTGSTSGIGREIARQLAESGAHVVMAVRNTKAANELIQKWQNEWSGMGLPLNIEVMELDLLSLDSVVRFAEAWNARLGPLHVLINNAGIFSIGEPQKFSKDGYEEHLQVNHLAPALLSVLLLPSLIRGSPSRIVNLNSVMHYVGFVDTEDMNVVSRKRKYTSLVGYSSSKLAQIMFSSVLHKRLPAESGISVVCVSPGIVQTNVARDLPRIVQAAYHLVPYLLQHSLLCWRPS; this is translated from the exons ATGGGCTTAGGTGGGACTCGCTCGGATTACACGCCTCCTTACGAGTTCTTAACGAAGAACCCCAATTTTGGGCAGACTCGTAAGCACGGAGAGAAAACCGCGAGGATCCCCAACGTCCTGCTCGTCCTCATCTCTGCGAGGATCCCCAACATCCCTCGTCCTGCTCGTCGCTCGTCGTCGATCTTGCCCTGCTTCCTCGTCGTcgtcctcctcaccctcatcgACGAAAGCTTCTCGTTGGTGCCCAACCCCATGCCTTTGCCTCCCATCAACGATCTCACTTGCATTGTCACTGGATCCACCAGCGGCATCGGCCGCGAAATCGCCAg GCAGCTGGCGGAATCAGGCGCGCATGTTGTAATGGCGGTGAGGAATACGAAAGCAGCTAATGAGCTGATCCAGAAGTGGCAAAATGAATGGTCTGGAATGGGGCTTCCTCTCAATATTGAG GTAATGGAACTTGATCTGCTTTCATTGGATTCTGTTGTGAGATTTGCCGAAGCATGGAATGCTCGTTTAGGACCTCTCCATGTTCTTATCAACAATGCTGGGATATTTTCAATTGGAG AGCCGCAAAAGTTTTCTAAAGATGGTTACGAAGAACACTTGCAAGTGAATCATCTGGCTCCAGCGTTGCTATCCGTCTTGCTATTGCCTTCCCTTATTAGAGGATCTCCGAGTCGAATTGTTAATTTGAATTCCGTT ATGCATTATGTTGGCTTTGTTGACACAGAAGACATGAACGTTGTTTccaggaaaagaaaatatacaagCTTAGTGGGTTACTCAAGCAGCAAGTTGGCACAG ATTATGTTTAGTAGTGTCCTACATAAGCGGCTGCCTGCTGAATCTGGCATTAGTGTAGTGTGCGTTTCACCTGGAATTGTCCAGACTAATGTT GCAAGGGATCTACCCAGGATTGTTCAGGCTGCGTATCATCTAGTACCTTATTTGCTGCAACATTCACTACTTTGCTGGCGGCCGTCGTAA